A stretch of the Candidatus Micrarchaeota archaeon genome encodes the following:
- a CDS encoding orotidine 5'-phosphate decarboxylase: MGIIQRRRSIIVDCDVESMGRLKDILRQTSGIEGIGGYKIDVTLAEQEGLRNIVRVAREITEKPLIYDAQKAATDIPDTQKGRVQMIERAGVSAIIGFPLTGPRTLAAFVNACEECGITPIIGGEMTHEKFKRSEGGYVADEALDEIYELGASKGVVNFVVPGNKVERIEHYYSMLKPMVAEVSKEAPVFFSPGLIKQGGNIEDALKVAGPNWHAIVGRGITGSKDMRAAALEAAGKLSV; this comes from the coding sequence ATGGGGATAATTCAAAGAAGAAGGAGCATTATAGTTGATTGCGACGTGGAGTCGATGGGCAGGCTCAAGGACATATTGAGGCAGACATCAGGAATAGAAGGTATTGGAGGATACAAGATAGATGTCACTCTGGCTGAGCAGGAGGGGCTTCGCAACATCGTGAGGGTTGCAAGGGAGATTACAGAAAAGCCCCTGATATACGATGCACAAAAGGCTGCGACAGACATACCAGATACCCAGAAAGGCAGGGTGCAGATGATTGAGCGCGCAGGAGTTTCCGCGATTATAGGTTTCCCCTTGACAGGCCCAAGAACTTTGGCCGCATTTGTAAACGCGTGTGAGGAATGTGGAATCACGCCCATAATCGGCGGCGAGATGACACACGAAAAATTTAAGAGGAGCGAAGGAGGTTACGTTGCGGATGAGGCGCTGGATGAGATATACGAGCTCGGCGCAAGTAAAGGGGTTGTAAATTTCGTAGTGCCGGGAAACAAGGTCGAAAGGATAGAACATTATTATTCAATGCTCAAGCCAATGGTTGCAGAGGTGTCTAAAGAAGCACCAGTATTCTTTTCGCCCGGGCTCATAAAGCAGGGCGGCAACATAGAAGATGCATTAAAAGTAGCTGGACCGAACTGGCATGCAATAGTAGGAAGGGGAATAACAGGGTCAAAGGACATGCGTGCAGCGGCCCTTGAAGCTGCAGGCAAACTGTCAGTCTAG
- a CDS encoding glycosyltransferase, which translates to MTTKGKEKMDIVVVMGAYLPIRDKFDGYGGTERVGSLLTKGLVRRGHNVTLIAPEGSDAVATKHVSTGRPLWADGKVEIPIEAHKKAVNSILDKVYEHSKHADIVHGHIDEMLADPRLKSVRTVNTVHGDTASDNTKRLYIESNYKPIIFISKTQRERMTSINPADAYIVHNAVNLDEFKPSYDSHKYRPGDYIVYLARISEEKGMHVALDVAHATKTNIVTLYTMPDTPKDMDYYLKEVKPRIEKYKDEIKIIEKENAKRAVIASYLKGAMALIAPSGFPPSTWAEPFGLMAVEANASGTPAIVANKGGLAEIVEQGRNGFKCDTKEEMIGAVERIKEIAGTPEGIRLRVDSRNAVVERFSPEVMVKNYEKTYVKILENPLGSMSAFGGFLRNKVSGSGKNGGNTKNANVSNMAIMLGFAAMANATTLYDNILRISPITEGLIVVGLFAATLMHLKNANYKHNARAMPLAA; encoded by the coding sequence TTGACGACCAAGGGTAAAGAGAAGATGGATATCGTTGTGGTAATGGGTGCCTACCTTCCGATAAGGGACAAGTTTGACGGATACGGGGGCACGGAGCGGGTAGGATCCTTGCTGACCAAGGGATTGGTAAGGAGGGGGCACAACGTCACGCTGATAGCTCCTGAGGGCTCTGACGCTGTTGCAACGAAGCACGTTTCCACGGGCAGGCCGCTGTGGGCTGACGGAAAAGTTGAAATCCCGATTGAAGCCCATAAGAAAGCGGTGAACAGCATACTGGACAAGGTTTATGAGCACAGCAAGCATGCCGACATAGTGCACGGGCACATAGACGAGATGCTTGCAGATCCAAGGCTGAAGTCCGTAAGGACCGTTAACACGGTGCACGGCGACACGGCGTCGGATAACACAAAAAGGCTTTACATAGAATCAAACTACAAGCCGATAATATTCATATCCAAAACCCAGCGGGAGCGCATGACTTCAATCAACCCCGCGGATGCGTACATAGTACACAACGCCGTGAACTTGGACGAATTCAAGCCCTCGTACGACTCGCACAAGTACAGGCCCGGCGACTACATAGTGTACCTTGCAAGGATATCCGAGGAGAAGGGCATGCACGTTGCGCTGGACGTCGCGCATGCAACAAAGACGAACATAGTGACTCTTTACACAATGCCGGATACCCCGAAGGACATGGATTATTACCTGAAGGAGGTAAAGCCGCGCATAGAGAAATACAAGGACGAGATTAAGATAATCGAAAAGGAAAACGCCAAAAGGGCGGTAATAGCGTCATATCTAAAGGGCGCCATGGCGCTGATAGCCCCAAGCGGCTTCCCGCCATCAACGTGGGCAGAGCCGTTCGGGCTAATGGCAGTTGAGGCAAACGCCAGCGGGACCCCTGCAATAGTGGCCAACAAGGGCGGCCTGGCAGAGATAGTCGAGCAGGGCAGAAACGGATTCAAGTGCGACACCAAAGAGGAGATGATCGGCGCGGTAGAGAGGATAAAGGAAATCGCCGGTACTCCGGAAGGGATAAGGCTGAGGGTAGATTCGCGAAACGCGGTGGTGGAGAGGTTCAGCCCCGAAGTGATGGTAAAGAACTACGAGAAGACCTACGTCAAGATACTGGAAAACCCCCTGGGCAGCATGTCCGCATTCGGAGGCTTCCTAAGAAACAAGGTGTCCGGAAGCGGCAAGAACGGCGGCAATACAAAGAATGCAAACGTTTCCAATATGGCAATAATGCTGGGCTTTGCCGCAATGGCAAACGCCACGACTTTGTACGACAATATCCTCAGGATATCGCCGATAACTGAGGGGCTTATTGTAGTTGGGTTATTCGCCGCAACGCTAATGCATTTAAAGAATGCTAATTATAAACATAATGCAAGGGCTATGCCCCTGGCGGCATAA
- a CDS encoding UbiA family prenyltransferase: MDKITALLRLTRIEHSIMLIIAVIAAEVISGYVPALPVFALSIITPMFISMGSFAINDYFDVESDKANKRLDRPIVNGSIGKKEAYAVAMSCFAVGVLASIFINAAVFLIALAFAALAYMYSYKLKDMLLLGNVYIAFTMVIPFIYGNYVVSAGLGTDIILISIVIFLAGLAREIHGMVRDYQGDKAARKSKNLLYHVGSKRASQLAFVLYIEAVLVSIYMFFFAPPFAYNAVYIIPIAITDFILVYVSYAYLTRKSSRKFFSFTRNASLGAMALALIAFLAAAIVFIQI; encoded by the coding sequence ATGGACAAAATAACAGCGCTGCTGAGGCTTACAAGGATAGAGCACAGCATCATGCTAATTATAGCGGTGATAGCTGCAGAGGTGATATCCGGCTACGTGCCCGCGCTTCCTGTCTTTGCCCTCAGCATCATAACGCCCATGTTCATAAGCATGGGCTCGTTCGCCATAAACGACTATTTCGACGTAGAGTCAGACAAGGCGAACAAAAGGCTGGACCGGCCGATAGTGAACGGCTCGATAGGCAAGAAGGAAGCCTATGCCGTGGCGATGTCGTGCTTTGCGGTAGGCGTCCTTGCCAGCATCTTCATAAACGCGGCGGTATTCCTCATAGCACTGGCTTTCGCTGCGCTTGCATACATGTACAGCTATAAGCTGAAGGACATGCTCCTTCTGGGAAACGTCTACATAGCGTTTACTATGGTGATACCTTTCATATACGGCAACTACGTCGTGTCGGCGGGCCTTGGCACCGATATAATACTCATAAGCATAGTGATATTCCTCGCGGGGCTTGCAAGGGAGATACATGGGATGGTCCGGGACTACCAGGGCGACAAAGCTGCACGGAAATCCAAGAACCTGCTTTATCACGTGGGGTCAAAGAGGGCGTCTCAGCTTGCGTTCGTCCTGTACATAGAGGCCGTGCTCGTAAGCATATACATGTTCTTCTTCGCCCCCCCGTTCGCCTACAATGCGGTTTACATAATACCGATAGCAATCACGGATTTCATCCTTGTATACGTGTCTTATGCCTATCTTACGCGCAAGAGCAGCAGAAAATTCTTCAGCTTCACAAGGAACGCGAGCCTCGGCGCGATGGCGCTCGCGCTGATCGCTTTCCTGGCGGCCGCGATCGTTTTTATACAGATATAA